The Mangifera indica cultivar Alphonso chromosome 8, CATAS_Mindica_2.1, whole genome shotgun sequence genome has a window encoding:
- the LOC123222651 gene encoding uncharacterized protein LOC123222651, which translates to MPFAMKIQPIDSQTAEESFFYSEPVKPVVKSRLKGLFERQFLNNSAAEKAGFVVEEPPPLHFSKDNCNGGGSADFEPSSVCLAKMVQNFIEENNEKQQSSAVRCGRSRCNGFNGSCSDSSEDELDSYFGDTNLASSGETYEILKSLVPCTSVYEKNLLTDTAKIVEKNKICKRRDDNCRKIVTDGLLALGYDASICKSHWDKSPAYPAGDYEYVDVIIQGERLIIDIDFRSEFEIARSTKTYKLVLQRLPYIFVGKADRLQKIIGILSEAAKQSLKKRGMHIPPWRKADYIEAKWLSPHLREIKNNRPLGLTESEFEISHGENNNSVDDGELGESMFVLSESSEEEKKVWNPPEVKPRSLQIDAKIVTGLASLIEDHQPLIFFFLNNGHHHINPLLVFM; encoded by the exons ATGCCTTTTGCGATGAAGATACAGCCGATCGACTCTCAGACAGCAGAAGAATCGTTTTTTTATTCCGAACCAGTAAAGCCGGTGGTGAAATCGCGACTCAAGGGGCTCTTCGAGCGCCAGTTTTTGAATAATTCAGCCGCGGAGAAGGCTGGCTTCGTCGTCGAGGAGCCGCCGCCGCTACACTTCAGCAAGGATAACTGTAATGGTGGTGGCTCGGCTGACTTCGAGCCTAGCTCAGTCTGTTTGGCGAAGATGGTACAGAACTTTATTGAGGAGAACAACGAGAAGCAACAATCCAGCGCCGTCAGGTGTGGCCGCAGCCGTTGCAACGGCTTCAATGGCAGCTGTAGCGACAGCTCCGAAGACGAATTGGACTCTTATTTCGGTGATACCAACCTCGCTTCCTCTGGCGAAACCTATGAAATTCTGAAG AGTTTGGTGCCTTGCACAAGTGTTTATGAAAAGAATTTACTAACGGACACGGCGAAGATTGTAGAGAAGAACAAGATCTGTAAGCGGAGAGACGATAATTGCAGGAAGATAGTGACTGATGGATTGTTGGCACTCGGATACGACGCCTCTATTTGTAAATCTCATTGGGATAAATCCCCCGCTTACCCCGCCG GTGATTACGAATACGTAGACGTGATAATTCAAGGTGAAAGATTGATAATTGACATTGATTTCAGATCAGAATTCGAAATTGCTCGATCGACGAAGACTTATAAATTGGTTCTCCAAAGACTGCCTTACATCTTTGTGGGTAAAGCGGATCGCCTTCAGAAGATTATAGGCATCTTATCGGAGGCGGCCAAACAGAGCCTCAAGAAAAGAGGGATGCATATCCCGCCATGGAGAAAAGCTGATTATATCGAGGCCAAGTGGCTTTCTCCTCACCTGCGTGAAATTAAGAACAACCGCCCTCTGGGTTTAACTGAAAGCGAGTTTGAGATAAGTCATGGGGAGAACAATAACTCGGTGGATGATGGTGAATTGGGAGAGTCTATGTTTGTTTTGTCTGAAAGTtcagaagaagagaagaaagttTGGAATCCACCTGAAGTTAAGCCCAGGAGTTTGCAGATCGACGCGAAGATTGTGACTGGCTTGGCTTCACTCATTGAAGATCATCagccattaatttttttttttttaaataatgggCATCATCATATAAATCCCCTTCTGGTTTTTATGTAA